Proteins from a single region of Schistocerca gregaria isolate iqSchGreg1 chromosome 3, iqSchGreg1.2, whole genome shotgun sequence:
- the LOC126355418 gene encoding LOW QUALITY PROTEIN: la-related protein Larp4B-like (The sequence of the model RefSeq protein was modified relative to this genomic sequence to represent the inferred CDS: inserted 1 base in 1 codon) translates to MGLAKDDLLMKITTNTVWDKEIPLTAYVYMNGDIGKLPSGAVYPATPDSLATTATTSSDFCSLNGLGDSLETYVQDSSPPGGSLVDPSPGXDAGLPLDQLKQMLSSQLEYYFSRENLVNDAYLLSQIDNDQYVPIWTVANFNQVKKLTKDIKLITEVLRESPNVQVDEEGQKVRPNHKRCIVILREIPDHTPLEDVKALFSGEGCLKLISCEFAHYNSWYVTFESDEDAQRAYRFLREVREFQGKPIMARIKAKPMNRLPIPPVPSMGVALKNGYRTPPALYDPNTYQGQQRFLYSNGSSVAPNVNFGSQVHVYTFHQQHQPFYPPNMLQPWTAASPAYFDIGSVFSVNGLAPTGSFAKPPAACYVPRNRSKRSQPIPERGSLSDSVVNVTRQPVNLHQYHPFGTGSVTTVSVTVPKTTSSSVASVGKVQPTVTSVAATTLVTATVVDSHFKSQSIQQDNGDINGPNQGAQLRTETQDWFKQRDVLTGKEPMPPRHRLRRREDEVLVTGRTPAVVRVAKPASPGGYH, encoded by the exons ATGGGCTTAGCTAAGGACGATTTGCTGATGAAAATCACCACCAACACAGTATGGGACAAG GAGATTCCGCTCACCGCTTACGTGTACATGAATGGGGACATTGGCAAGCTCCCTTCAGGGGCGGTGTACCCAGCCACCCCTGACTCGCTGGCCACCACGGCAACTACGAGCTCAGATTTCTGCTCTCTTAATGGCCTAGGAGATTCACTGGAGACGTATGTGCAGGATAGCAGTCCTCCAGGGGGATCGCTTGTGGATCCGAGCCCAG TTGATGCAGGCCTCCCCCTGGACCAACTAAAACAAATGCTGTCTTCGCAGTTAGAATATTACTTCTCAAGGGAAAATCTGGTAAATGATGCATATTTATTGTCACAAATTGATAATGATCAATATGTACCAATATGGACTGTGGCAAATTTCAATCAAGTGAAGAAACTGACAAAAGATATAAAACTTATAACAGAAGTTTTGAGAGAGTCACCAAATGTACAAGTTGACGAGGAAGGTCAGAAGGTGAGACCAAACCACAAGAGATGTATTGTAATTTTACGTGAAATACCTGATCACACCCCATTGGAAGACGTAAAGGCCCTGTTCTCTGGTGAAGGTTGCCTAAAATTAATTTCATGTGAATTTGCGCACTATAATTCCTGGTATGTAACTTTCGAGTCTGATGAAGATGCTCAACGAGCTTACAGATTTTTGCGCGAAGTTCGTGAGTTTCAGGGAAAGCCTATAATGGCAAGAATAAAGGCTAAACCTATGAATAGGTTACCTATTCCTCCAGTTCCTTCCATGGGTGTAGCTCTGAAAAATGGCTACAGGACACCACCTGCACTTTACGACCCTAACACTTATCAGGGGCAGCAAAGGTTTCTGTATTCAAATGGTAGTTCTGTGGCACCGAATGTAAACTTTGGAAGTCAAGTTCATGTTTATACATTTCATCAGCAGCACCAGCCTTTCTATCCACCAAATATGCTGCAACCCTGGACAGCAGCTAGCCCAGCATATTTTGATATTGGCAGTGTTTTCTCTGTTAATGGATTAGCACCAACAGGATCTTTCGCTAAACCTCCAGCTGCTTGCTACGTCCCCCGAAATAGAAGCAAGAGGAGTCAGCCTATTCCCGAGCGAGGAAGCTTGTCTGATAGTGTTGTGAATGTTACGAGACAGCCGGTAAACTTACATCAGTACCACCCTTTCGGAACTGGCAGCGTGACGACTGTAAGTGTGACAGTACCTAAGACTACCAGCAGCAGTGTTGCGTCTGTGGGGAAAGTGCAGCCCACAGTGACATCAGTTGCAGCTACGACACTGGTGACTGCAACGGTCGTCGACAGCCATTTCAAAAGTCAATCAATACAGCAAGATAATGGAGATATTAATGGACCTAACCAGGGCGCCCAACTACGCACAGAAACGCAAGACTGGTTCAAGCAGAGGGATGTTTTGACGGGAAAGGAGCCAATGCCTCCCAGGCACAGGCTGAGACGGAGAGAGGATGAGGTTTTAGTGACAGGGAGGACACCAGCTGTGGTAAGAGTGGCGAAGCCTGCATccccaggggg